The Eleutherodactylus coqui strain aEleCoq1 chromosome 13, aEleCoq1.hap1, whole genome shotgun sequence genome includes a window with the following:
- the LOC136588077 gene encoding zinc finger protein 572-like, whose amino-acid sequence MTLEGQSVKSQTIGPSYSPILNEASRMDKGANNVTETVLHLTLEIIYLLTGEDYGPVKKSRDQRKAKTHRDLSRGWDRSQISIAEPLSQSQIRKRSQGMTILELTNKIIELLTGEVPVRCQDVTVHFSMEEWEYLEDHKDLYKEVLKTQEPLHSLDLIEATKTSQASDISDSSLDCMNNSSSGFNIQTTNMINCLKNVTEMPPSCEEVNLVKCDIRSNKLLLTPHIEEELNEDNVLEESQMYRSTTHKQYYPASYIKVESFSYEEEDPEHTTIYTVTDSAQQYPTIQIKEEPLSCDEETLSETNTYTYINHRQLYPSHIKVEPLSFEEVTLEDPNICTSDHIQQNLSHHLKEEPMLCDEDNLTEIYLGVNHIQQNGQVYPSKPRPFMCFQCGKCFTRKSQLHRHQMIHTGVRPYSCSECGKRFFRNSHLLIHQRTHTGERPYSCSECGKRFTTNSNLTIHKRIHTGENLYYCPECHKCFTNNSNLAIHLRIHTGEKPYSCSECGKCFTTKSNLVLHQKIHTGARLYHCSECDKSFTTSANLALHQRIHTGEKPYCCPDCGKSFSINSHLVRHQRVHTGDKPFSCMECDKCFISNYELKRHQRAHFEEKVDSETVGEEYINDPADPTKDWRVSLMERSHFCTECGKGFATNSNLVQHKRIHRTERPYSCSQCGKSFTCKSYLHRHQKIHTGERPYSCPICRKCFSRNSHLKRHQKCHTRKRAFPCLDCGKYFSSQARLIQHSQIHATENPRSSAQEEVYII is encoded by the exons ATGACTCTAG AAGGGCAAAGTGTGAAATCCCAAACTATTGGACCATCGTATAGCCCTATTCTGAATGAGGCTTCGAGGATGGACAAGGGCGCGAATAACGTAACCGAGACGGTGCTGCACCTCaccctggagatcatctacctgctgaccggagag GACTATGGACCCGTAAAGAAGTCTAGAGACCAGCGGAAAGCGAAAACGCATCGAGATTTATCAAGAGGATGGGACAGGAGCCAGATCTCCATTGCAGAGCCCCTATCTCAATCACAGATCCGTAAGAGAAGCCAAGGGATGAccatcctagaactcaccaacaagatcattgagctgctgaccggagag gtgcCGGTAAGATGTCAGGATGTCACCGtccatttctccatggaggagtgggagtatttagaagaccacaaggatctgtacaaggaggttcTAAAGACTCAAGAGCCGCTCCATTCACTGG ATCTTATTGAAGCCACAAAAACATCTCAAGCATCCGACATCTCCGATTCTTCACTGGATTGTATGAATAACAGTTCCAGCGGTTTTAATATTCAGACTACAAATATGATCAACTGTCTGAAAAATGTTACTGAGATGCCTCCTTCATGTGAAGAAGTGAATCTTGTCAAATGTGACATAAGATCTAATAAACTATTATTAACACCTCATATTGAAGAGGAACTGAATGAGGATAATGTTCTCGAAGAATCCCAGATGTATAGAAGCACCACTCACAAACAATACTATCCCGCTTCTTATATTAAAGTGGAATCCTTCTCCTACGAGGAAGAAGATCCAGAACATACCACCATTTATACTGTAACAGATTCGGCCCAGCAATATCCAACTATTCAAATTAAGGAGGAGCCGCTCTCGTGTGATGAAGAAACTCTCTCGGAAACGAATACATACACCTACATAAATCATAGACAgctttatccatctcatattaaGGTAGAACCACTTTCCTTTGAAGAGGTAACTCTGGAAGACCCAAACATTTGTACGTCAGATCATATTCAGCAAAATCTATCTCACCATCTGAAAGAGGAACCAATGTTATGTGATGAAGACAATCTCACAGAGATATATTTGGGAGTAAACCATATACAGCAGAATGGACAAGTTTATCCATCCAAACCCAGACCATTCATGTGTTTTCAGTGTGGGAAGTGCTTCACCCGTAAGTCACAGCTCCATAGACATCAGATGATACATACCGGTGTGAGGCCATATTCCTGCTCAGAATGCGGAAAACGTTTTTTTCGGAACTCGCACCTTCTTATACATCAAAGAACACACACAGGAGAGCGGCCATATTCCTGCTCTGAATGCGGAAAACGATTCACCACAAATTCCAATCTTACCATCCACAAAAGAATCCACACAGGTGAAAATTTATATTACTGCCCTGAATGTCACAAATGTTTTACAAATAACTCCAATCTTGCGATACATCTCAGGATACACACAGGAGAAAAACCAtactcctgttcagaatgtggcaaatgttttaccaCAAAGTCAAATCTCGTTCTGCACCAGAAGATCCACACAGGTGCCCGATTGTATCACTGTTCCGAATGTGACAAGAGCTTTACCACCAGTGCAAACCTAGCTCTTCACcagaggattcacacaggagaaaaaccaTACTGTTGCCCAGATTGTGGGAAATCTTTCTCAATAAACTCCCATCTTGTTCGACATCAAAGAGTCCACACAGGGGATAAGCCTTTCTCTTGCATGGAATGTGATAAGTGTTTCATTAGCAATTATGAACTCAAAAGACATCAACGAGCTCATTTTGAAGAGAAAGTGGATTCTGAGACTGTTGGTGAGGAATACATAAATGATCCAGCAGATCCCACCAAAGATTGGAGAGTTTCCTTAATGGAGAGATCACATTtttgtacagaatgtgggaaaggttttgccACCAACTCAAATCTTGTCCAGCACAAGAGGATACACAGGACGGAACGACCATATTCTTGTTCTCAATGTGGTAAAAGTTTTACGTGTAAATCATATCTTCATAGGCATCAAAAAATTCACACTGGAGAGAGACCGTATTCTTGTCCTATATGTAGAAAGTGTTTCTCAAGAAACTCCCATCTCAAAAGACATCAAAAATGTCATACAAGAAAGAGAGCCTTCCCATGCCTGGACTGTGGGAAATATTTCAGTTCTCAGGCACGTCTTATTCAACACAGTCAGATTCATGCAACTGAAAACCCCCGGTCTTCTGCACAAGAGGAGGTTTATATTATATGA